From the Candidatus Binatia bacterium genome, one window contains:
- a CDS encoding cytochrome-c peroxidase: MSDRSPALLRLGQFLFFDKELSGNRDIACATCHHPRFASGDGVSLSIGTGGSGLGPERSLGRGRPFIPRNAAELFNRGDQLWSTMFWDGRVAGSPAGGFRTPAGTLLPAGISSILAAQAMFPVTSRDEMRGHPGDREVFGKPYELADVPDDAFTQIWALLIQRLLDIPEYVALFAAAFPGVAVDTLGFEHAAEAIAAFEAEMGNLVNSPWDRYLRGETTALSEAAKRGGLLFYGEARCAHCHAGPLLTDQRFHVLAVPQLGPGKGAEAPEDFGRGRETADPRDLYAFRTPPLRNVTVTGPWMHDGAYTSLEAAVRHHLDVWQAWEGYDVSQLDERLQPTVQGGAHERAQMFANLGPLLREP, translated from the coding sequence GTGTCGGACCGGTCTCCGGCTTTGCTGCGGTTGGGCCAGTTCTTGTTTTTCGACAAGGAATTGAGCGGCAATCGCGATATCGCCTGTGCCACTTGCCACCACCCGCGATTCGCGTCGGGCGACGGCGTGTCGCTATCCATCGGCACCGGAGGGAGTGGGCTTGGACCGGAACGCTCACTAGGCCGAGGCCGGCCTTTCATTCCCCGGAATGCCGCCGAACTCTTCAATCGCGGGGACCAACTGTGGTCAACGATGTTTTGGGACGGCCGGGTGGCTGGCTCTCCAGCGGGTGGTTTTCGCACGCCGGCGGGCACGCTGCTGCCGGCCGGTATCTCGAGTATTCTGGCCGCTCAGGCGATGTTCCCGGTAACATCGCGCGACGAGATGCGTGGGCATCCGGGAGATCGTGAGGTATTCGGCAAGCCCTACGAGCTCGCGGACGTTCCCGACGATGCGTTTACCCAAATTTGGGCTCTTTTGATTCAGCGGCTGCTAGACATCCCGGAGTACGTCGCCTTGTTTGCCGCAGCCTTTCCCGGGGTTGCGGTGGATACATTGGGCTTTGAACATGCTGCAGAAGCGATTGCGGCATTCGAAGCCGAGATGGGCAACTTGGTGAACTCTCCGTGGGATCGATACTTGCGCGGCGAGACGACTGCCCTTTCCGAAGCGGCAAAGCGCGGCGGGCTGCTGTTTTACGGAGAAGCGCGATGCGCGCACTGTCATGCGGGCCCGTTGCTGACCGATCAGCGGTTTCACGTCCTGGCAGTGCCCCAATTAGGGCCAGGCAAAGGGGCTGAGGCACCAGAGGATTTTGGCCGTGGGCGCGAAACTGCCGATCCGCGCGACCTTTACGCCTTCCGCACGCCGCCCCTGCGCAATGTGACGGTGACCGGACCGTGGATGCACGACGGAGCATACACGAGCCTCGAAGCCGCGGTGCGCCACCACCTAGATGTGTGGCAAGCGTGGGAGGGGTACGATGTGTCGCAGCTTGATGAGCGCTTGCAGCCCACCGTACAAGGGGGTGCGCACGAACGCGCGCAAATGTTCGCAAACTTGGGTCCCTTGCTCCGCGAGCCCTGA
- a CDS encoding ABC transporter ATP-binding protein — protein MVVTANRLTPATLAASAGGVVLEVRGIRKLYGTIPALVRVDAEFYAGEVHAIVGENGAGKTTLMRILAGEEFPDSGEIRLAGRPVRLRSPNDARALGVAMVHQHFALAESMTVAENLALALAEPREWRIASRTLAERARRWAETTGLDIPPLDSPIADLSVGARQRVEILKALVGANRVLILDEPTAVLTPQETQQLFALIRRLRTDGRAVLFISHKLAEVAEVADRVTVLRQGQVVARAQAPFFELHTLAEAMIGERQPEWTKPQTSIGAELLRLETVGTEDDPFGTPLRDVSFNVRAGEIFGIAGVDGNGQRELFEVLAGLRPLRTGTLRIAGTPVTPRKPTDVLEAGVGFVPPDRHREGLILEMTVFENLLLHCRTLAQFTRASGALAWARARAHAEALVREYNIRAPGLDAPVRTLSGGNQQRVILARELAARPEILIAANPTRGLDFAATRFVFHTLAAAATNGAAVVLISTDLDEILALSDRVAVLYRGRLSAPLVPPIDPIELGALMGGIVANSAN, from the coding sequence ATGGTTGTCACCGCTAACCGCCTCACGCCTGCAACGCTGGCGGCCTCCGCTGGCGGGGTGGTGCTCGAGGTTCGCGGGATCCGCAAACTGTACGGAACGATCCCGGCGTTGGTTCGTGTGGATGCCGAATTCTATGCGGGTGAGGTCCATGCCATTGTGGGAGAAAACGGCGCGGGCAAAACCACGCTGATGCGCATCCTCGCGGGCGAGGAGTTTCCCGACAGCGGAGAAATTCGTTTAGCGGGCCGCCCCGTGCGGTTGCGCTCCCCCAACGACGCCCGCGCGCTGGGCGTCGCCATGGTGCACCAACACTTTGCCCTGGCCGAGTCGATGACGGTGGCGGAAAACCTGGCGCTCGCCTTGGCCGAACCGCGCGAGTGGCGCATCGCGTCACGGACGCTCGCCGAGCGGGCCAGGCGCTGGGCTGAGACCACAGGGCTCGATATCCCGCCACTCGACTCACCTATTGCCGATCTCTCCGTCGGTGCGCGCCAGCGGGTGGAGATCTTGAAAGCATTGGTGGGTGCCAACCGCGTGCTCATTCTCGACGAGCCCACCGCGGTGCTCACGCCGCAAGAAACCCAGCAACTCTTCGCCCTCATCCGCCGCCTGCGGACAGACGGGCGTGCCGTACTGTTCATTTCCCATAAGCTTGCCGAAGTGGCGGAAGTTGCCGACCGCGTAACCGTGCTCCGCCAAGGCCAAGTGGTGGCCCGCGCCCAAGCGCCGTTTTTCGAGCTGCACACGCTTGCCGAGGCGATGATTGGCGAACGACAACCAGAGTGGACGAAGCCCCAGACTTCCATCGGAGCAGAGCTTTTGCGACTGGAAACTGTGGGCACCGAGGACGATCCCTTCGGTACCCCCCTGCGCGATGTGAGCTTCAATGTTCGCGCCGGTGAGATCTTCGGCATTGCTGGCGTGGATGGCAATGGGCAACGCGAACTCTTCGAGGTCCTCGCCGGCCTCCGGCCCCTACGCACAGGCACGCTGCGCATTGCGGGAACGCCAGTTACCCCCCGCAAACCGACAGATGTTCTCGAAGCCGGTGTTGGGTTCGTGCCGCCCGATCGCCACCGCGAAGGGCTGATTCTCGAAATGACGGTGTTCGAGAACTTGCTGCTACATTGCCGGACGCTTGCGCAGTTTACCCGTGCAAGCGGTGCCCTCGCTTGGGCTCGAGCGCGCGCCCATGCGGAGGCCCTCGTGCGAGAGTACAACATTCGCGCACCCGGCCTCGACGCACCGGTGCGAACCCTTTCCGGGGGAAACCAGCAGCGCGTGATTTTGGCTCGCGAGCTGGCCGCTAGACCCGAAATTCTCATCGCTGCCAACCCCACGCGCGGACTCGACTTCGCTGCGACTCGCTTCGTGTTTCACACCTTAGCCGCGGCGGCAACGAACGGCGCCGCAGTAGTCCTCATCTCCACGGATCTCGACGAAATCCTTGCGCTCAGCGACCGCGTGGCGGTTCTCTATCGCGGCCGCCTCAGTGCCCCGTTGGTGCCTCCCATCGACCCAATAGAACTCGGAGCATTGATGGGCGGCATCGTAGCAAATTCGGCAAACTGA
- a CDS encoding fibronectin type III domain-containing protein: protein MREPKIYVALGFHANFYHSWRGDTPDEAGFGTDIRVVRGILDILDAANAAGRDARGYWEFDNLFTLESILPAHAPDIIERVRRRVAAGRDEVILAPYNNGMFSAMTARELRATLEWAVRNPWGSGVADLFPTYTPVLRPQEYMFTTGTIPYLQEHGIAAMVLAYSNYPFTAFSNFVPALPPDQRFNPLWLKTEAEGPRIVLLPAVSLGDIVNFGSFERWLLHLRRWQLAQSDPVDLLLHINFDADAETWLPMRLPRFLRWLPNTGGLEEYITAVNRYDWAEFTTLKEYLQHHQPRGTVLVRQDMADGAWDGQYSWAEKFPSQWLWTRLEQSRLAEQRALVLAESLEEESRARVHGLLFTGRYSAFFERIRALSTTHFGMSTPLVNEERQEVAERTVRLALEQASAAERLAAERVHSRHSSLAACDYELLVADLRDPGDRTATSFVRVPIWWPAPVRDVQVTTANGQSLPAAVVPLQELDAPPKSAELWFLLPLVGREQQRVCVRLQGPFAHAAQPAPEKPGAAGIDTPNASVSAKWDAAGRLVALATDDFDVAGQNWVRPFVTYRVGNEPRTFEASWRSAEGDLLASSGPVERRRSVATIALPAEDNNNTVKIEIAWTLFANAPGVIADVHVAYPYTPKRDVLHTLQQKLRRYIDLRWVEVAPFPIEPNLRGTHRRPLRVWKHNWLGITSSYDLNYADVNPRNASWDSFNHQVTAGWVAITDGERGLLLAQCADTWSSPAFAPMRLREIDGQQRIWVNPFGSYHGRQMDYSHLGGSGIANEIAERKGAQFRPNGPSFNGQSHRFRLLLAPYRGDAPPAELQRSARSFFYPPTVVYLRSPAGSDVVLPRDLLAWIREQRGSSPPAAVAPGVPRAVLVNPTAGAAHVVWDPPSTGATSYDIAWRRKGGEDWQQQRLQSTRATIANLIDGTEYEFRVRAVGAGDEVGEWTPPHVCRIGAVGEIGFGEEARGLKRTLLLRVFAHSIWAALTTWWERLTLH from the coding sequence ATGCGTGAACCAAAAATTTACGTGGCGCTCGGCTTCCATGCCAACTTCTACCACTCCTGGCGGGGGGACACTCCCGACGAAGCCGGCTTTGGTACGGATATCCGCGTCGTGCGCGGGATCTTGGACATTCTCGATGCGGCGAATGCCGCCGGCCGCGACGCCCGCGGCTACTGGGAGTTCGACAATTTGTTCACCCTCGAGTCGATCCTGCCAGCCCACGCCCCGGACATCATCGAACGCGTCCGCCGGCGCGTGGCCGCGGGCCGCGACGAAGTCATCCTCGCCCCGTACAACAATGGCATGTTCAGCGCCATGACCGCGCGCGAGCTCCGCGCCACCCTCGAGTGGGCCGTGCGCAATCCATGGGGTTCCGGGGTCGCAGATCTTTTCCCGACGTACACGCCCGTCCTGCGTCCGCAAGAGTACATGTTCACCACCGGCACGATTCCCTATCTCCAGGAGCACGGCATCGCGGCCATGGTGCTGGCGTATTCGAACTATCCGTTCACGGCATTTTCCAATTTCGTGCCCGCGCTGCCCCCCGACCAGCGCTTCAATCCGCTTTGGCTGAAAACGGAAGCCGAGGGCCCGCGCATCGTGTTGCTGCCGGCAGTGAGCCTCGGGGATATTGTGAATTTCGGCAGCTTTGAGCGATGGCTCCTGCACCTGCGACGCTGGCAACTTGCGCAAAGCGATCCTGTGGACCTCCTGCTCCACATCAACTTCGACGCCGACGCGGAAACCTGGCTGCCGATGCGGCTGCCGCGCTTCTTGCGCTGGCTGCCGAACACGGGAGGACTGGAGGAGTACATCACCGCGGTCAACCGCTACGATTGGGCCGAATTCACCACGCTGAAGGAGTATCTCCAACACCACCAGCCACGGGGTACGGTGCTCGTCCGCCAAGACATGGCCGACGGCGCCTGGGACGGCCAATATTCCTGGGCGGAGAAATTCCCCAGTCAGTGGCTGTGGACCCGCTTGGAACAATCTCGTCTGGCCGAACAACGCGCCCTCGTTCTCGCTGAATCTCTTGAAGAGGAGAGTCGCGCCCGCGTGCACGGGTTGTTGTTCACTGGCCGCTACAGCGCGTTTTTCGAGCGCATACGCGCACTGTCCACCACCCACTTCGGCATGAGCACGCCCCTAGTCAACGAAGAGCGCCAAGAGGTCGCAGAACGAACCGTGCGCCTCGCCCTCGAGCAAGCAAGCGCCGCTGAGCGGCTGGCTGCCGAGCGTGTACACAGTAGACACTCCTCGCTGGCAGCCTGCGACTATGAACTGCTGGTGGCCGACCTACGAGACCCTGGCGACCGCACCGCCACTTCGTTCGTACGGGTGCCGATCTGGTGGCCCGCACCAGTCCGTGACGTGCAGGTTACCACAGCCAATGGCCAAAGCCTGCCCGCAGCGGTCGTCCCGCTGCAGGAGCTCGATGCACCGCCTAAATCTGCGGAGCTTTGGTTCCTGCTGCCGCTCGTGGGCCGAGAACAGCAGCGAGTGTGCGTACGCCTCCAAGGCCCGTTCGCCCATGCGGCACAACCCGCCCCAGAGAAGCCGGGCGCAGCCGGCATCGACACGCCGAACGCCTCCGTGAGTGCGAAGTGGGATGCCGCTGGGCGCCTCGTTGCCCTCGCGACCGACGACTTCGACGTTGCCGGCCAAAACTGGGTCCGGCCGTTCGTTACCTACCGCGTCGGCAACGAGCCTCGGACCTTCGAGGCGAGCTGGCGAAGCGCGGAGGGCGATCTACTGGCCAGCAGTGGTCCTGTGGAGCGCCGGCGCTCAGTGGCAACGATTGCGCTCCCCGCGGAGGACAACAACAACACGGTAAAGATCGAGATTGCTTGGACTCTGTTTGCCAACGCGCCCGGCGTGATCGCCGACGTTCATGTCGCGTACCCGTACACGCCAAAACGCGACGTTTTGCACACGCTACAACAGAAATTGCGCCGGTATATCGACCTGCGTTGGGTCGAAGTTGCCCCCTTCCCAATCGAGCCGAACCTGCGCGGCACGCACCGGCGGCCGCTGCGCGTGTGGAAGCATAATTGGCTTGGCATCACCTCCTCGTATGACTTAAATTATGCCGACGTCAACCCGCGCAACGCCTCGTGGGACTCCTTCAACCATCAAGTCACGGCCGGCTGGGTGGCCATTACGGACGGTGAGCGGGGCTTGCTGCTCGCACAGTGCGCCGACACCTGGAGCTCCCCGGCGTTCGCACCGATGCGGCTGCGAGAGATCGATGGCCAGCAAAGGATTTGGGTGAATCCTTTCGGCTCGTACCATGGCCGGCAAATGGACTACTCTCACCTCGGCGGCTCGGGGATCGCGAACGAGATCGCCGAGCGGAAAGGCGCACAGTTTCGGCCTAACGGGCCGAGCTTCAACGGCCAGTCGCACCGCTTCCGCCTGTTGCTCGCGCCTTACCGCGGGGACGCACCGCCGGCGGAGCTCCAACGCAGCGCTCGATCGTTTTTCTACCCGCCGACGGTCGTTTACTTGCGTTCGCCGGCTGGTTCGGACGTCGTCCTGCCGCGCGACCTGCTCGCGTGGATTCGAGAACAGCGGGGGTCTTCACCGCCGGCAGCAGTGGCGCCCGGTGTGCCGCGCGCTGTTCTCGTCAATCCCACGGCTGGTGCCGCACACGTGGTGTGGGATCCGCCGTCCACCGGAGCAACGAGCTACGACATCGCCTGGCGCCGCAAGGGAGGCGAAGACTGGCAACAGCAGCGATTGCAGTCCACCCGCGCTACGATCGCGAATCTCATCGACGGCACCGAGTACGAATTTCGGGTGCGCGCCGTCGGTGCCGGCGATGAGGTCGGGGAGTGGACGCCGCCGCACGTGTGCCGGATTGGGGCGGTTGGAGAAATCGGCTTTGGCGAGGAAGCGCGCGGCCTCAAGCGAACGCTTCTGCTACGTGTCTTCGCGCACTCGATTTGGGCGGCGCTCACCACTTGGTGGGAGCGGTTGACGTTACACTAA
- the metH gene encoding methionine synthase has translation MQPEERIAALRASLERRILVLDGAMGTAIQGFALSAEDFGGAALEGCNENLVRTRPDVIESIHRGYLEAGADIIETNTFGGTRLVLGEYGLQDDVYEINFRAAELARKVADAASTPDWPRFVAGAMGPGTKTISLTGGVTFDQVRALFAEQARALIEGGVDLLYLETQQDTLNVKAALLGIDDAFAQVGRSVPVVLSVSIETMGTMLAGQTIEALYTSVEHRDLFAIGMNCATGPDFMTDHLRALAEISRFPISVYPNAGLPDEHGHYHETPADLARKVERFCAAGWVNIIGGCCGTTAEHIRLLAEVARRHKPRQAKPPRRSAVSGMEVLVIDEDTRPILVGERTNVLGSRQFKKLIAEGAWEMAAEVGRNQVRKGAHVVDVCLQDPDRNEVEDVRRFLEVLVKAIKVPIMIDTTDPAVVEEALKRTPGKSIINSVNLEDGEARIARVVPLARAYGAALVVGCIDEDKVQAQAITKERKLAIALRAYELLTRKYGVPPEDIFFDALVFPVGTGDPNYIGSGAETIEGIRAIKQALPQCKTILGISNVSFGLPPAGREVLNSVFLYHAVQAGLDLAIVNTEKLERYPAIPEEERRLAEDLIWWRGPDPVGAFTAHFRAKAPQEKKEPVRDLPLDERLARYIVEGSRDGLFADLDEALRTRTPLEIINGPLMAGMDEVGRLFAENKLIVAEVLQSAEVMKAAVAYLEPHMEKTDASLRGTIVLATVKGDVHDIGKNLVDIILSNNGFRIINLGINVPPQELIRAYQEHRPDAIGLSGLLVRSAQMMVTTGQELREAGIACPILVGGAALSNQFTRTRIAPAYQGLVAYARDAMTGLDLAKQITDPEKRAELERRLREETERLLGQTAARPAPERAESAPQRSHVEPVAEVPVPPDLKLHVIDNYDLDTIFEYINPKMLYNRHLGFQGEFEAALARGERTARELAERVAEVQAFMVQHPQLRARAVYRFFRAASEGNRLHILSSDGSRILATFRFGRQSDPPYLCLADYVWPLSSGHADYLCLFATTIGPDVRPIAEEWKAQGDYLRCHILQVLALEGAEAFAELLHKKIREMWGFPDPPGTTKRDLFQAKYRGRRYSFGYPACPRLEDQAILFDLLQVTEHIGVRLTQGYMMDPEGSVSALVFHHPEAQYFRLSQSDIEALERELSEADAAGRPVTASPTSAA, from the coding sequence GCGCTGGAAGGGTGCAATGAAAACCTGGTGCGCACGCGTCCGGACGTCATCGAGTCCATCCATCGTGGCTACCTCGAAGCTGGGGCGGACATCATTGAAACCAACACCTTTGGCGGCACGCGCTTGGTTTTGGGTGAATACGGACTGCAGGACGACGTGTACGAAATCAATTTCCGCGCGGCGGAACTCGCGCGCAAGGTGGCAGATGCGGCCAGCACCCCCGACTGGCCGCGGTTCGTGGCGGGCGCAATGGGGCCAGGCACGAAAACAATTTCACTGACTGGAGGTGTAACCTTCGATCAGGTGCGCGCACTCTTTGCCGAGCAAGCGCGGGCTTTGATCGAGGGGGGCGTGGACCTTCTTTACTTGGAAACCCAGCAGGACACCCTCAACGTCAAAGCCGCCCTCTTGGGCATCGACGATGCGTTTGCGCAAGTCGGCCGGAGTGTGCCGGTGGTGTTGTCGGTGTCGATTGAAACCATGGGCACGATGTTGGCGGGGCAAACCATCGAGGCCTTATATACCTCGGTGGAACACCGTGACTTGTTCGCCATCGGCATGAACTGCGCCACTGGCCCGGATTTCATGACCGACCACTTGCGTGCCCTCGCGGAAATCTCCCGCTTCCCCATTTCCGTGTATCCGAACGCTGGCCTGCCCGACGAACATGGGCACTATCATGAAACGCCCGCTGATCTAGCCCGAAAAGTCGAGCGGTTTTGCGCGGCTGGCTGGGTAAACATCATCGGGGGCTGCTGCGGCACAACGGCGGAACACATCCGCTTGCTTGCGGAGGTGGCGCGCCGGCACAAACCGCGGCAAGCCAAGCCGCCGCGTCGCTCGGCGGTTTCGGGAATGGAGGTACTGGTGATCGACGAAGACACGCGCCCCATTCTCGTCGGTGAGCGCACCAACGTGCTCGGTAGCCGGCAGTTCAAGAAACTGATTGCCGAGGGCGCGTGGGAAATGGCCGCGGAGGTGGGGCGCAACCAAGTACGCAAAGGCGCACACGTGGTGGATGTGTGCCTGCAGGATCCCGACCGCAATGAGGTCGAAGACGTGCGCCGTTTTCTCGAGGTGCTGGTCAAGGCGATCAAAGTGCCGATCATGATCGACACCACCGACCCGGCGGTGGTCGAGGAGGCGCTGAAGCGGACCCCGGGAAAATCGATCATCAATTCCGTGAACTTGGAGGATGGCGAAGCACGCATTGCTCGAGTTGTGCCCTTGGCACGCGCTTACGGTGCGGCGCTGGTTGTGGGGTGCATCGATGAGGACAAGGTCCAGGCGCAAGCCATCACCAAAGAGCGCAAGCTTGCCATCGCCTTGCGTGCATACGAGCTCCTGACTCGCAAGTACGGTGTGCCGCCAGAAGACATCTTCTTTGACGCCTTGGTGTTTCCTGTCGGTACGGGCGACCCGAACTACATCGGTTCGGGAGCGGAAACCATCGAAGGGATCCGAGCCATCAAGCAAGCGCTACCGCAATGCAAAACGATTCTCGGCATTTCGAACGTTTCGTTCGGACTGCCACCGGCTGGGCGCGAAGTGCTCAACTCCGTGTTCCTCTACCACGCCGTACAGGCAGGCCTCGATTTGGCCATCGTCAATACCGAGAAACTGGAACGCTACCCTGCCATTCCTGAAGAGGAACGCCGCCTCGCGGAAGACTTGATTTGGTGGCGCGGCCCAGATCCGGTCGGGGCGTTTACCGCGCATTTTCGTGCCAAGGCGCCGCAGGAAAAAAAGGAACCGGTACGCGATTTGCCGCTCGATGAGCGCCTCGCACGGTACATCGTGGAAGGATCGCGCGACGGCCTGTTCGCCGACCTGGACGAAGCGCTCCGCACCCGCACGCCGCTGGAAATTATCAACGGCCCGTTGATGGCCGGTATGGACGAAGTGGGCCGCTTATTCGCCGAAAATAAGCTGATTGTGGCCGAGGTCCTGCAGTCAGCCGAAGTGATGAAAGCCGCAGTGGCCTACCTCGAGCCGCACATGGAAAAAACCGATGCTTCCCTGCGCGGCACCATCGTACTCGCCACCGTGAAAGGCGATGTCCATGACATTGGAAAAAACCTCGTGGACATCATCCTGAGCAACAACGGCTTTCGGATCATCAACTTGGGCATCAACGTGCCGCCTCAAGAGTTGATCCGTGCGTACCAGGAGCACCGCCCGGATGCGATTGGGCTTTCCGGCTTGCTCGTGCGCTCCGCACAAATGATGGTGACCACCGGCCAAGAACTGCGAGAGGCTGGCATTGCGTGCCCGATCTTGGTGGGTGGTGCGGCGCTGTCGAACCAGTTTACCCGCACGCGCATTGCCCCCGCATACCAGGGCTTGGTTGCGTACGCGCGCGATGCGATGACGGGGCTCGATCTGGCCAAACAAATTACCGATCCGGAAAAGCGTGCCGAACTCGAGCGTCGACTGCGCGAGGAGACAGAGCGTTTGCTCGGACAAACCGCGGCACGCCCTGCGCCAGAGAGAGCGGAGAGCGCGCCGCAGCGATCCCATGTGGAACCGGTGGCGGAAGTTCCCGTGCCGCCGGATTTGAAGCTGCACGTGATCGACAACTACGACCTCGACACCATCTTCGAGTACATCAACCCAAAGATGCTCTATAACCGGCACTTGGGCTTCCAGGGCGAGTTCGAGGCGGCACTAGCGCGCGGCGAGCGCACCGCCCGCGAGCTGGCGGAGCGCGTCGCGGAGGTCCAAGCGTTTATGGTCCAGCACCCGCAGTTGCGCGCTCGCGCGGTTTACCGCTTCTTCCGTGCTGCCAGTGAAGGCAACCGGCTGCACATCCTCAGTAGCGACGGGAGCCGAATCTTGGCGACCTTTCGTTTCGGGCGCCAATCCGATCCGCCGTACCTGTGCTTGGCTGATTATGTGTGGCCGCTGTCTTCCGGGCACGCCGACTACTTGTGCCTGTTCGCCACGACCATCGGCCCCGATGTCCGCCCCATTGCGGAGGAGTGGAAGGCGCAAGGCGACTATTTGCGTTGTCACATTTTGCAAGTGCTGGCACTCGAGGGGGCCGAGGCATTCGCGGAACTTTTGCATAAGAAGATCCGCGAAATGTGGGGCTTTCCCGATCCGCCGGGAACGACCAAGAGAGACCTGTTCCAAGCCAAGTATCGGGGACGCCGCTATTCGTTCGGGTATCCCGCATGCCCGCGCTTGGAAGATCAAGCGATTCTGTTCGACTTGCTGCAGGTCACCGAGCACATCGGGGTCCGGCTGACGCAAGGTTACATGATGGACCCAGAGGGGTCGGTTTCTGCCTTGGTGTTCCATCACCCGGAAGCGCAGTACTTCCGCCTGTCGCAAAGCGACATCGAGGCGCTCGAACGGGAACTGAGCGAAGCGGATGCGGCCGGAAGGCCCGTGACAGCATCGCCAACGTCGGCGGCGTAG
- a CDS encoding BMP family protein: protein MKTLVLSALAGLLLLAAAHAEEKKPFKVALLSPGPVSDAGWNALAYEGLLAIRDQLGAEIAQIQTKTPAEFEEGFRDFARRGYNLIFGHGFEFQEAAATVAADYPNTVFITTSGNTVRKNMAPLRFLLEEATYLEGMLAALMSKTGKAGAVGGIEIPSVKSTILAFEAGANAARADFQVTTVYIGNWEDVGSAKTASLALVQQGADFLFHNADAAGLGVFQAAQEKKVFAFGANKNQNDVAPDVVIASATIDIPRAFVQVAQEVKEGKFVGRIERKGMKDGVVDLVLNPRLEHLIPAEVKKRLEETRAAIIAGTIRVPTVEF, encoded by the coding sequence ATGAAGACCTTGGTTCTGTCGGCGCTCGCCGGTCTGCTCCTGCTTGCAGCCGCCCATGCGGAGGAGAAGAAACCCTTCAAAGTTGCTCTACTCAGCCCTGGTCCCGTGAGCGACGCCGGCTGGAACGCCCTCGCCTATGAAGGGCTGCTCGCAATCCGCGATCAACTGGGTGCGGAAATCGCCCAAATCCAAACCAAGACACCGGCAGAATTCGAAGAGGGTTTTCGCGACTTTGCGCGCCGCGGGTACAACCTGATCTTCGGGCACGGGTTCGAGTTTCAAGAAGCGGCCGCTACCGTGGCTGCGGACTATCCGAACACCGTGTTCATCACCACTTCGGGGAATACGGTGCGCAAGAACATGGCGCCGCTGCGGTTCCTGCTCGAGGAGGCAACCTACTTAGAAGGGATGCTCGCCGCGCTGATGTCTAAAACGGGCAAGGCGGGCGCCGTCGGTGGCATCGAAATCCCTTCAGTGAAAAGCACCATTTTGGCCTTCGAGGCAGGCGCGAACGCGGCACGCGCCGACTTCCAAGTGACCACCGTGTACATCGGCAACTGGGAAGACGTTGGCAGCGCGAAAACCGCCAGCCTCGCTCTGGTGCAGCAGGGGGCAGACTTTCTCTTCCACAACGCCGACGCCGCTGGCCTGGGAGTGTTTCAAGCGGCACAAGAAAAGAAGGTGTTTGCTTTCGGAGCCAACAAAAACCAAAACGACGTAGCGCCCGACGTAGTCATCGCCAGCGCCACGATCGACATCCCGCGCGCGTTTGTACAGGTGGCCCAAGAAGTGAAGGAAGGGAAATTCGTCGGGCGAATCGAGCGCAAAGGCATGAAAGACGGCGTCGTCGATTTGGTGTTGAACCCGCGCCTCGAACACTTGATTCCTGCCGAAGTGAAGAAGCGGCTCGAAGAAACCCGAGCAGCCATCATTGCGGGTACGATCCGCGTGCCCACCGTCGAGTTTTAG
- a CDS encoding ABC transporter permease: protein MRRWAVEIGVSLTAVVLALAVSAAVVWLTGSSPALAFAALLDGAFGSRDSLAELAVKACPLLITGLAVALSFRAGIWNIGAEGQLLIGALALAATPLVVGAWLPKAAALALGLAAAAAGGAAWAGCAAVLKLKRGVNEVIATIMLNFIAAALVSYLVQGPLMEQGGTYPQTDPLPAAYQLPRLAPYRLHLGLLLALLAAIAAHIGLFRLRVGFELRAAGLNPTAARLAGIAVSRRLFWAFVFSGALAGLAGGVELSAITRRLYERFSPGWGYTAIAVALLGRLSPFGVVLAALFFGALDAGSNAMQRAAGVSAVVVYVVQGWVILFLAAFDRWRRAG, encoded by the coding sequence ATGCGCCGCTGGGCTGTAGAGATCGGTGTCTCGCTAACCGCCGTGGTCCTGGCCCTCGCCGTGAGCGCCGCCGTCGTTTGGCTTACCGGGAGTAGCCCGGCACTCGCGTTCGCCGCACTGCTCGACGGAGCCTTTGGCAGTCGCGACAGCCTGGCGGAGTTAGCGGTCAAAGCCTGCCCGCTGCTGATCACGGGCCTCGCTGTCGCACTGTCGTTTCGTGCCGGCATCTGGAACATCGGGGCGGAGGGACAGTTGCTGATCGGAGCGCTAGCACTTGCCGCCACACCGCTAGTGGTCGGCGCGTGGCTGCCGAAGGCGGCTGCGCTTGCCCTGGGGCTCGCGGCTGCTGCTGCGGGAGGCGCAGCCTGGGCCGGCTGTGCGGCTGTGCTCAAACTCAAACGGGGCGTAAACGAGGTCATTGCCACAATCATGCTCAACTTCATCGCTGCCGCCCTCGTGAGCTATCTCGTGCAAGGGCCATTGATGGAGCAGGGCGGGACCTACCCGCAAACCGATCCTCTGCCGGCGGCCTACCAGCTACCCCGACTGGCCCCCTATCGGCTGCATCTTGGCTTGCTCCTGGCCTTGCTCGCAGCAATCGCGGCCCACATCGGACTCTTTCGGTTGCGCGTTGGCTTCGAGTTGCGTGCTGCCGGACTTAACCCAACTGCAGCGCGGCTCGCCGGCATCGCGGTCAGCCGCCGGTTGTTTTGGGCCTTCGTGTTCAGCGGCGCCTTAGCCGGTCTTGCGGGGGGCGTCGAACTCAGTGCAATCACCCGCAGGCTTTACGAGCGCTTCTCGCCCGGTTGGGGTTACACGGCGATTGCAGTTGCGCTACTCGGGCGGCTGTCTCCCTTCGGCGTGGTGCTGGCGGCACTATTTTTCGGAGCGCTCGACGCCGGGTCGAATGCCATGCAGCGCGCCGCGGGTGTGTCCGCAGTTGTCGTTTACGTGGTGCAAGGCTGGGTGATTTTGTTCCTCGCTGCCTTCGACCGCTGGCGCCGCGCGGGGTGA